The proteins below come from a single Oryzias latipes chromosome 14, ASM223467v1 genomic window:
- the rbm27 gene encoding RNA-binding protein 27 isoform X4, whose product MIIENVDALKSWLAKLLEPICDADPSALANYVVALVKKDKPEKELKALCADQLDVFLQKETVGFVDKLFECLTTKIYLGNTAPKEAPKEEVQAPAVKTEGEEGAVTEGPEEERENRRRRSPLRNRPEFNDSRSRDDRRRDERKRRDFERQGKGGDSHRDRERHERRRGSPRGRSYSRSRSGSRGKSRDREHRGGRDFKSKFEVERKDQDGYNSSATSGSQQQQHASPLLPLPTPPHPFPPSSSAGATGAGGVSVATSAHLPDSTTDSWSGYYAAQRKDGVSKAFGNKGASLKQRCRDYDEKGFCVRGDLCLFDHGNDPLIVDDVNLPNMIPFPPPPVMPPPGLPMPPIPEPPPSLRMPSMPPYGHPPPGVFPMARPPLIPTSGIDSPNHQSAVTPSPLIRPPLVGLRPTLPPHPPPQPPPSSSTVSLRPQYIQSECYNPESPGLTAPGPNSYRQFIPRVQSQRSNLIGLTSSEGQVSRAANIVIQTEPATGVGAPGANASRFNTEQDSRKRSMGAITAEGPVMKKPWMEKSNFNNRHKGIFPKRNYYMNTKLEVRRIPPELNNITKLNEHFSKFGTIVNIQVVYGGDPRAALIQYTKNEEARRAISSIEAVLDNRFICVYWHREPDTNSAGLQQQEQSLGNQGPGATPGQGLQHINMHKGIKQHNAATYVLNNIPPKHQQNATAGPTNPSKTDNLTPTSDTATVAPGHTNTQKGPYTSTALKPSSKSLGQTGKALEAQEALKKKQEALKLQQDMRKKKQEMLKTQIECQKALINRLEKNRSMKPEERANIMKTLKELTEKISQLQNEMNAASQVSGVKTSPNQPKTKTDQTHKELLDAELEIHKKMSSGEDTTDLKRKLGQLQVEATRLGLIRPPAGRGRGRGKMLQGPGAIHGGRGRRDMAARGGLVNRMVIDHRPRALVILGVTQEEKEELRLHFVKFGEVEELGDQDANSLILTFRTRSEAENAANQGAKFKGRMLQISWYKPKTPSVTTEPEEEEAKDEDSTKDASSYLPGEDRDEEEEEEDDDEDDENESRSWRR is encoded by the exons ATGATCATTGAAAATGTGGATGCCTTGAAGTCATGGCTGGCAAAACTCCTGGAGCCTAT ATGTGATGCTGACCCGTCTGCGCTGGCGAATTACGTGGTGGCTCTCGTGAAGAAGGACAAACCCGAGAAGGAGCTGAAAGCCCTTTGTGCTGATCAACTCGATGTCTTTCTACAAAAGG AGACGGTTGGATTTGTTGATAAACTCTTTGAATGCCTGACAACCAAAATCTACCTGGGAAATACGGCACCCAAAGAGGCTCCAAAAGAGGAGGTTCAAGCTCCTGCTGTAAAGACTGAAGGAGAGGAGGGAGCAGTG ACTGAAGGTCCAGAGGAGGAGAGAGAGAACCGGCGCAGAAGAAGCCCTTTGAGAAACCGCCCAGAATTCAACGATTCCAG GAGCCGTGACGACCGGAGGCGAGATGAGCGCAAACGCCGCGACTTTGAGCGGCAAGGCAAAGGCGGCGACTCCCACCGCGATCGAGAGCGGCACGAGCGGCGCAGGGGCAGCCCCcgtgggaggagctacagccGGAGCAGGAGCGGGAGCCGAGGAAAAAGCAGGGACAGGGAGCACAGAGGAGGCAGAG ACTTCAAGTCAAAGTTCGAGGTGGAACGAAAGGATCAGGACGGCTACAACTCATCGGCCACATCTGgatcccagcagcagcagcacgccTCGCCTCTCTTGCCTCTTCCTACACCTCCACACCCCTTCCCTCCCTCATCCTCAGCTGGAGCCACAGGAGCCGGAGGTGTTTCCGTGGCGACGTCTGCTCACCTCCCTGACAGCACCACAGACAGCTGGTCGGGCTACTACGCCGCTCAGAGGAAGGATGGGGTCAGCAAGGCCTTTGGCAACAAGGGGGCCTCGCTCAAGCAGCGCTGCAGGGATTACGACG aaaaaggattttgtgtCCGCGGTGACCTCTGTCTCTTCGACCACGGCAACGACCCCCTTATCGTCGACGATGTCAATTTACCCAATATGATTCCGTTCCCGCCGCCGCCGGTCATGCCTCCCCCTGGACTACCCATGCCGCCAATCCCAGAGCCACCCCCCTCCCTCAGAATGCCATCGATGCCACCCTACGGCCATCCGCCACCCGGCGTCTTCCCAATGGCCA GACCCCCACTAATACCGACGAGTGGGATCGACTCCCCCAATCACCAGTCTGCAGTCACGCCTTCTCCTCTCATTAGACCACCTTTGGTTGGGCTTCGACctactcttcctcctcatcctcctcctcagcctcccCCTTCATCCTCAACCGTGTCTCTTCGTCCACAATATATTCAGTCTGAAT GCTACAACCCCGAATCTCCAGGCCTGACTGCTCCCGGTCCCAATTCATATCGGCAGTTTATTCCCCGGGTGCAGAGCCAGCGCTCCAACCTTATTGGTCTGACATCGAGCGAAGGGCAGGTCTCCAGAG CCGCCAACATAGTGATCCAGACGGAGCCGGCAACCGGAGTCGGTGCCCCTGGGGCTAACGCGTCACGTTTCAACACAGAACAGGACAGCAGGAAGAGGTCCATGGGGGCCATCACAGCTGAAGGACCAGTGATGAAAAAACCTTGGATGGAAAA GTCAAACTTCAATAACCGGCACAAGGGGATTTTTCCCAAGAGAAATTACTACATGAATACAAAGCTGGAGGTTCGGCGGATCCCCCCGGAGCTTAACAACATCACCAAGCTCAACGAGCACTTCAGCAAGTTTGGAACCATCGTCAACATCCAG GTTGTGTATGGTGGAGATCCAAGAGCCGCGCTGATCCAGTACACAAAGAACGAAGAAGCCAGGCGGGCCATATCCAGCATCGAGGCGGTCCTGGACAATCGCTTTATTTGTGTGTATTGGCACCGCGAGCCAGACACCAACTCTGCAGGTctccagcagcaggagcagagtTTAGGAAACCAGGGGCCTGGGGCCACACCTGGCCAAGGGCTGCAGCACATCAACATGCATAAG GGTATTAAGCAGCACAATGCAGCTACTTATGTGTTGAACAACATCCCACCCAAGCATCAGCAGAACGCCACAGCTGGACCCACAAACCCATCAAAGACAGACAACCTGACTCCGACCTCTGACACCGCCACC GTGGCGCctggacacacaaacacccagaAGGGGCCCTACACATCCACAGCTCTGAAGCCGTCCTCAAAGAGCCTTGGGCAAACAGGAAAAGCTCTGGAAGCACAGGAAGCTCTCAAGAAGAAGCAG gaaGCTTTAAAACTCCAACAGGACATGAGAAAGAAGAAACAAGAGATGTTAAAGACACAAATTGAGTGTCAGAAA GCACTGATAAACCGGCTGGAGAAGAACCGAAGCATGAAGCCTGAGGAGAGAGCCAACATAATGAAAACCCTGAAGGAGCTAACAGAGAAGATCAGCCAGCTGCAGAATGAAATGAACGCCGCCTCCCAGGTCTCAGGAGTTAAGACCAGCCCCAACCAGCCCAAGACCAAAACAGAT CAGACCCACAAGGAATTGCTGGATGCTGAGCTGGAAATTCACAAAAAGATGAGCTCTGGAGAAGATACCACGGACCTCAAGAGGAAACTGGGGCAACTGCAGGTGGAG gCGACACGGTTGGGTTTAATTCGGCCCCCAGCAGGTCGAGGCCGGGGCCGTGGAAAAATGCTACAGGGGCCCGGTGCGATACACGGAGGCCGGGGCCGAAGGGACATGGCGGCGCGGGGCGGGTTGGTGAACCGCATGGTGATCGACCACAGACCCAGAGCTTTGGTCATTCTGGGGGTCACacaggaagagaaggaggaacTAAGGCTGCATTTTGTG AAATTTGGGGAAGTTGAAGAACTCGGAGATCAAGATGCCAACAGTCTCATCCTGACCTTTAGGACAAGAAGCGAAGCAGAGAAC GCGGCCAATCAAGGAGCTAAGTTCAAAGGTCGGATGCTCCAAATATCCTGGTACAAACCTAAGACGCCCTCAGTCACAACAGAGCCAGAGGAGGAAGAAGCTAAGGACGAGGACAGCACG AAGGACGCCAGCTCATATTTGCCAGGCGAGGACagagacgaggaggaagaggaagaggacgaCGATGAAGACGACGAGAATGAGAGTCGATCTTGGAGAcgatag
- the rbm27 gene encoding RNA-binding protein 27 isoform X2 has translation MIIENVDALKSWLAKLLEPICDADPSALANYVVALVKKDKPEKELKALCADQLDVFLQKETVGFVDKLFECLTTKIYLGNTAPKEAPKEEVQAPAVKTEGEEGAVTEGPEEERENRRRRSPLRNRPEFNDSRSRDDRRRDERKRRDFERQGKGGDSHRDRERHERRRGSPRGRSYSRSRSGSRGKSRDREHRGGRDFKSKFEVERKDQDGYNSSATSGSQQQQHASPLLPLPTPPHPFPPSSSAGATGAGGVSVATSAHLPDSTTDSWSGYYAAQRKDGVSKAFGNKGASLKQRCRDYDEKGFCVRGDLCLFDHGNDPLIVDDVNLPNMIPFPPPPVMPPPGLPMPPIPEPPPSLRMPSMPPYGHPPPGVFPMARPPLIPTSGIDSPNHQSAVTPSPLIRPPLVGLRPTLPPHPPPQPPPSSSTVSLRPQYIQSEYNYDPEGYNPESPGLTAPGPNSYRQFIPRVQSQRSNLIGLTSSEGQVSRAANIVIQTEPATGVGAPGANASRFNTEQDSRKRSMGAITAEGPVMKKPWMEKSNFNNRHKGIFPKRNYYMNTKLEVRRIPPELNNITKLNEHFSKFGTIVNIQVVYGGDPRAALIQYTKNEEARRAISSIEAVLDNRFICVYWHREPDTNSAGLQQQEQSLGNQGPGATPGQGLQHINMHKGIKQHNAATYVLNNIPPKHQQNATAGPTNPSKTDNLTPTSDTATVAPGHTNTQKGPYTSTALKPSSKSLGQTGKALEAQEALKKKQEALKLQQDMRKKKQEMLKTQIECQKALINRLEKNRSMKPEERANIMKTLKELTEKISQLQNEMNAASQVSGVKTSPNQPKTKTDTHKELLDAELEIHKKMSSGEDTTDLKRKLGQLQVEATRLGLIRPPAGRGRGRGKMLQGPGAIHGGRGRRDMAARGGLVNRMVIDHRPRALVILGVTQEEKEELRLHFVKFGEVEELGDQDANSLILTFRTRSEAENAANQGAKFKGRMLQISWYKPKTPSVTTEPEEEEAKDEDSTKDASSYLPGEDRDEEEEEEDDDEDDENESRSWRR, from the exons ATGATCATTGAAAATGTGGATGCCTTGAAGTCATGGCTGGCAAAACTCCTGGAGCCTAT ATGTGATGCTGACCCGTCTGCGCTGGCGAATTACGTGGTGGCTCTCGTGAAGAAGGACAAACCCGAGAAGGAGCTGAAAGCCCTTTGTGCTGATCAACTCGATGTCTTTCTACAAAAGG AGACGGTTGGATTTGTTGATAAACTCTTTGAATGCCTGACAACCAAAATCTACCTGGGAAATACGGCACCCAAAGAGGCTCCAAAAGAGGAGGTTCAAGCTCCTGCTGTAAAGACTGAAGGAGAGGAGGGAGCAGTG ACTGAAGGTCCAGAGGAGGAGAGAGAGAACCGGCGCAGAAGAAGCCCTTTGAGAAACCGCCCAGAATTCAACGATTCCAG GAGCCGTGACGACCGGAGGCGAGATGAGCGCAAACGCCGCGACTTTGAGCGGCAAGGCAAAGGCGGCGACTCCCACCGCGATCGAGAGCGGCACGAGCGGCGCAGGGGCAGCCCCcgtgggaggagctacagccGGAGCAGGAGCGGGAGCCGAGGAAAAAGCAGGGACAGGGAGCACAGAGGAGGCAGAG ACTTCAAGTCAAAGTTCGAGGTGGAACGAAAGGATCAGGACGGCTACAACTCATCGGCCACATCTGgatcccagcagcagcagcacgccTCGCCTCTCTTGCCTCTTCCTACACCTCCACACCCCTTCCCTCCCTCATCCTCAGCTGGAGCCACAGGAGCCGGAGGTGTTTCCGTGGCGACGTCTGCTCACCTCCCTGACAGCACCACAGACAGCTGGTCGGGCTACTACGCCGCTCAGAGGAAGGATGGGGTCAGCAAGGCCTTTGGCAACAAGGGGGCCTCGCTCAAGCAGCGCTGCAGGGATTACGACG aaaaaggattttgtgtCCGCGGTGACCTCTGTCTCTTCGACCACGGCAACGACCCCCTTATCGTCGACGATGTCAATTTACCCAATATGATTCCGTTCCCGCCGCCGCCGGTCATGCCTCCCCCTGGACTACCCATGCCGCCAATCCCAGAGCCACCCCCCTCCCTCAGAATGCCATCGATGCCACCCTACGGCCATCCGCCACCCGGCGTCTTCCCAATGGCCA GACCCCCACTAATACCGACGAGTGGGATCGACTCCCCCAATCACCAGTCTGCAGTCACGCCTTCTCCTCTCATTAGACCACCTTTGGTTGGGCTTCGACctactcttcctcctcatcctcctcctcagcctcccCCTTCATCCTCAACCGTGTCTCTTCGTCCACAATATATTCAGTCTGAAT ATAATTATGATCCTGAAGGCTACAACCCCGAATCTCCAGGCCTGACTGCTCCCGGTCCCAATTCATATCGGCAGTTTATTCCCCGGGTGCAGAGCCAGCGCTCCAACCTTATTGGTCTGACATCGAGCGAAGGGCAGGTCTCCAGAG CCGCCAACATAGTGATCCAGACGGAGCCGGCAACCGGAGTCGGTGCCCCTGGGGCTAACGCGTCACGTTTCAACACAGAACAGGACAGCAGGAAGAGGTCCATGGGGGCCATCACAGCTGAAGGACCAGTGATGAAAAAACCTTGGATGGAAAA GTCAAACTTCAATAACCGGCACAAGGGGATTTTTCCCAAGAGAAATTACTACATGAATACAAAGCTGGAGGTTCGGCGGATCCCCCCGGAGCTTAACAACATCACCAAGCTCAACGAGCACTTCAGCAAGTTTGGAACCATCGTCAACATCCAG GTTGTGTATGGTGGAGATCCAAGAGCCGCGCTGATCCAGTACACAAAGAACGAAGAAGCCAGGCGGGCCATATCCAGCATCGAGGCGGTCCTGGACAATCGCTTTATTTGTGTGTATTGGCACCGCGAGCCAGACACCAACTCTGCAGGTctccagcagcaggagcagagtTTAGGAAACCAGGGGCCTGGGGCCACACCTGGCCAAGGGCTGCAGCACATCAACATGCATAAG GGTATTAAGCAGCACAATGCAGCTACTTATGTGTTGAACAACATCCCACCCAAGCATCAGCAGAACGCCACAGCTGGACCCACAAACCCATCAAAGACAGACAACCTGACTCCGACCTCTGACACCGCCACC GTGGCGCctggacacacaaacacccagaAGGGGCCCTACACATCCACAGCTCTGAAGCCGTCCTCAAAGAGCCTTGGGCAAACAGGAAAAGCTCTGGAAGCACAGGAAGCTCTCAAGAAGAAGCAG gaaGCTTTAAAACTCCAACAGGACATGAGAAAGAAGAAACAAGAGATGTTAAAGACACAAATTGAGTGTCAGAAA GCACTGATAAACCGGCTGGAGAAGAACCGAAGCATGAAGCCTGAGGAGAGAGCCAACATAATGAAAACCCTGAAGGAGCTAACAGAGAAGATCAGCCAGCTGCAGAATGAAATGAACGCCGCCTCCCAGGTCTCAGGAGTTAAGACCAGCCCCAACCAGCCCAAGACCAAAACAGAT ACCCACAAGGAATTGCTGGATGCTGAGCTGGAAATTCACAAAAAGATGAGCTCTGGAGAAGATACCACGGACCTCAAGAGGAAACTGGGGCAACTGCAGGTGGAG gCGACACGGTTGGGTTTAATTCGGCCCCCAGCAGGTCGAGGCCGGGGCCGTGGAAAAATGCTACAGGGGCCCGGTGCGATACACGGAGGCCGGGGCCGAAGGGACATGGCGGCGCGGGGCGGGTTGGTGAACCGCATGGTGATCGACCACAGACCCAGAGCTTTGGTCATTCTGGGGGTCACacaggaagagaaggaggaacTAAGGCTGCATTTTGTG AAATTTGGGGAAGTTGAAGAACTCGGAGATCAAGATGCCAACAGTCTCATCCTGACCTTTAGGACAAGAAGCGAAGCAGAGAAC GCGGCCAATCAAGGAGCTAAGTTCAAAGGTCGGATGCTCCAAATATCCTGGTACAAACCTAAGACGCCCTCAGTCACAACAGAGCCAGAGGAGGAAGAAGCTAAGGACGAGGACAGCACG AAGGACGCCAGCTCATATTTGCCAGGCGAGGACagagacgaggaggaagaggaagaggacgaCGATGAAGACGACGAGAATGAGAGTCGATCTTGGAGAcgatag
- the rbm27 gene encoding RNA-binding protein 27 isoform X1, protein MIIENVDALKSWLAKLLEPICDADPSALANYVVALVKKDKPEKELKALCADQLDVFLQKETVGFVDKLFECLTTKIYLGNTAPKEAPKEEVQAPAVKTEGEEGAVTEGPEEERENRRRRSPLRNRPEFNDSRSRDDRRRDERKRRDFERQGKGGDSHRDRERHERRRGSPRGRSYSRSRSGSRGKSRDREHRGGRDFKSKFEVERKDQDGYNSSATSGSQQQQHASPLLPLPTPPHPFPPSSSAGATGAGGVSVATSAHLPDSTTDSWSGYYAAQRKDGVSKAFGNKGASLKQRCRDYDEKGFCVRGDLCLFDHGNDPLIVDDVNLPNMIPFPPPPVMPPPGLPMPPIPEPPPSLRMPSMPPYGHPPPGVFPMARPPLIPTSGIDSPNHQSAVTPSPLIRPPLVGLRPTLPPHPPPQPPPSSSTVSLRPQYIQSEYNYDPEGYNPESPGLTAPGPNSYRQFIPRVQSQRSNLIGLTSSEGQVSRAANIVIQTEPATGVGAPGANASRFNTEQDSRKRSMGAITAEGPVMKKPWMEKSNFNNRHKGIFPKRNYYMNTKLEVRRIPPELNNITKLNEHFSKFGTIVNIQVVYGGDPRAALIQYTKNEEARRAISSIEAVLDNRFICVYWHREPDTNSAGLQQQEQSLGNQGPGATPGQGLQHINMHKGIKQHNAATYVLNNIPPKHQQNATAGPTNPSKTDNLTPTSDTATVAPGHTNTQKGPYTSTALKPSSKSLGQTGKALEAQEALKKKQEALKLQQDMRKKKQEMLKTQIECQKALINRLEKNRSMKPEERANIMKTLKELTEKISQLQNEMNAASQVSGVKTSPNQPKTKTDQTHKELLDAELEIHKKMSSGEDTTDLKRKLGQLQVEATRLGLIRPPAGRGRGRGKMLQGPGAIHGGRGRRDMAARGGLVNRMVIDHRPRALVILGVTQEEKEELRLHFVKFGEVEELGDQDANSLILTFRTRSEAENAANQGAKFKGRMLQISWYKPKTPSVTTEPEEEEAKDEDSTKDASSYLPGEDRDEEEEEEDDDEDDENESRSWRR, encoded by the exons ATGATCATTGAAAATGTGGATGCCTTGAAGTCATGGCTGGCAAAACTCCTGGAGCCTAT ATGTGATGCTGACCCGTCTGCGCTGGCGAATTACGTGGTGGCTCTCGTGAAGAAGGACAAACCCGAGAAGGAGCTGAAAGCCCTTTGTGCTGATCAACTCGATGTCTTTCTACAAAAGG AGACGGTTGGATTTGTTGATAAACTCTTTGAATGCCTGACAACCAAAATCTACCTGGGAAATACGGCACCCAAAGAGGCTCCAAAAGAGGAGGTTCAAGCTCCTGCTGTAAAGACTGAAGGAGAGGAGGGAGCAGTG ACTGAAGGTCCAGAGGAGGAGAGAGAGAACCGGCGCAGAAGAAGCCCTTTGAGAAACCGCCCAGAATTCAACGATTCCAG GAGCCGTGACGACCGGAGGCGAGATGAGCGCAAACGCCGCGACTTTGAGCGGCAAGGCAAAGGCGGCGACTCCCACCGCGATCGAGAGCGGCACGAGCGGCGCAGGGGCAGCCCCcgtgggaggagctacagccGGAGCAGGAGCGGGAGCCGAGGAAAAAGCAGGGACAGGGAGCACAGAGGAGGCAGAG ACTTCAAGTCAAAGTTCGAGGTGGAACGAAAGGATCAGGACGGCTACAACTCATCGGCCACATCTGgatcccagcagcagcagcacgccTCGCCTCTCTTGCCTCTTCCTACACCTCCACACCCCTTCCCTCCCTCATCCTCAGCTGGAGCCACAGGAGCCGGAGGTGTTTCCGTGGCGACGTCTGCTCACCTCCCTGACAGCACCACAGACAGCTGGTCGGGCTACTACGCCGCTCAGAGGAAGGATGGGGTCAGCAAGGCCTTTGGCAACAAGGGGGCCTCGCTCAAGCAGCGCTGCAGGGATTACGACG aaaaaggattttgtgtCCGCGGTGACCTCTGTCTCTTCGACCACGGCAACGACCCCCTTATCGTCGACGATGTCAATTTACCCAATATGATTCCGTTCCCGCCGCCGCCGGTCATGCCTCCCCCTGGACTACCCATGCCGCCAATCCCAGAGCCACCCCCCTCCCTCAGAATGCCATCGATGCCACCCTACGGCCATCCGCCACCCGGCGTCTTCCCAATGGCCA GACCCCCACTAATACCGACGAGTGGGATCGACTCCCCCAATCACCAGTCTGCAGTCACGCCTTCTCCTCTCATTAGACCACCTTTGGTTGGGCTTCGACctactcttcctcctcatcctcctcctcagcctcccCCTTCATCCTCAACCGTGTCTCTTCGTCCACAATATATTCAGTCTGAAT ATAATTATGATCCTGAAGGCTACAACCCCGAATCTCCAGGCCTGACTGCTCCCGGTCCCAATTCATATCGGCAGTTTATTCCCCGGGTGCAGAGCCAGCGCTCCAACCTTATTGGTCTGACATCGAGCGAAGGGCAGGTCTCCAGAG CCGCCAACATAGTGATCCAGACGGAGCCGGCAACCGGAGTCGGTGCCCCTGGGGCTAACGCGTCACGTTTCAACACAGAACAGGACAGCAGGAAGAGGTCCATGGGGGCCATCACAGCTGAAGGACCAGTGATGAAAAAACCTTGGATGGAAAA GTCAAACTTCAATAACCGGCACAAGGGGATTTTTCCCAAGAGAAATTACTACATGAATACAAAGCTGGAGGTTCGGCGGATCCCCCCGGAGCTTAACAACATCACCAAGCTCAACGAGCACTTCAGCAAGTTTGGAACCATCGTCAACATCCAG GTTGTGTATGGTGGAGATCCAAGAGCCGCGCTGATCCAGTACACAAAGAACGAAGAAGCCAGGCGGGCCATATCCAGCATCGAGGCGGTCCTGGACAATCGCTTTATTTGTGTGTATTGGCACCGCGAGCCAGACACCAACTCTGCAGGTctccagcagcaggagcagagtTTAGGAAACCAGGGGCCTGGGGCCACACCTGGCCAAGGGCTGCAGCACATCAACATGCATAAG GGTATTAAGCAGCACAATGCAGCTACTTATGTGTTGAACAACATCCCACCCAAGCATCAGCAGAACGCCACAGCTGGACCCACAAACCCATCAAAGACAGACAACCTGACTCCGACCTCTGACACCGCCACC GTGGCGCctggacacacaaacacccagaAGGGGCCCTACACATCCACAGCTCTGAAGCCGTCCTCAAAGAGCCTTGGGCAAACAGGAAAAGCTCTGGAAGCACAGGAAGCTCTCAAGAAGAAGCAG gaaGCTTTAAAACTCCAACAGGACATGAGAAAGAAGAAACAAGAGATGTTAAAGACACAAATTGAGTGTCAGAAA GCACTGATAAACCGGCTGGAGAAGAACCGAAGCATGAAGCCTGAGGAGAGAGCCAACATAATGAAAACCCTGAAGGAGCTAACAGAGAAGATCAGCCAGCTGCAGAATGAAATGAACGCCGCCTCCCAGGTCTCAGGAGTTAAGACCAGCCCCAACCAGCCCAAGACCAAAACAGAT CAGACCCACAAGGAATTGCTGGATGCTGAGCTGGAAATTCACAAAAAGATGAGCTCTGGAGAAGATACCACGGACCTCAAGAGGAAACTGGGGCAACTGCAGGTGGAG gCGACACGGTTGGGTTTAATTCGGCCCCCAGCAGGTCGAGGCCGGGGCCGTGGAAAAATGCTACAGGGGCCCGGTGCGATACACGGAGGCCGGGGCCGAAGGGACATGGCGGCGCGGGGCGGGTTGGTGAACCGCATGGTGATCGACCACAGACCCAGAGCTTTGGTCATTCTGGGGGTCACacaggaagagaaggaggaacTAAGGCTGCATTTTGTG AAATTTGGGGAAGTTGAAGAACTCGGAGATCAAGATGCCAACAGTCTCATCCTGACCTTTAGGACAAGAAGCGAAGCAGAGAAC GCGGCCAATCAAGGAGCTAAGTTCAAAGGTCGGATGCTCCAAATATCCTGGTACAAACCTAAGACGCCCTCAGTCACAACAGAGCCAGAGGAGGAAGAAGCTAAGGACGAGGACAGCACG AAGGACGCCAGCTCATATTTGCCAGGCGAGGACagagacgaggaggaagaggaagaggacgaCGATGAAGACGACGAGAATGAGAGTCGATCTTGGAGAcgatag